A genomic window from Micromonospora sp. WMMA1947 includes:
- a CDS encoding ABC transporter ATP-binding protein: MAEQTLPLNAGPVTDSGRVPTVVVDDVHVIYRIHKGATGGTSPVSALKRIVSRTKAPNIREVHAVKGVSFTAYEGEAIGLIGSNGSGKSTLLRAIAGLLPPARGAVYTQGQPSLLGVNAALLNDLSGERNVVLGCLAMGMHPDEVKKIAPEIIEFSGINERGDFASLPMRTYSSGMGARLRFAISSAKKHDVLLIDEALATGDRKFRVRSEQRVRELRDSAGTVFLVSHSIGSIRDTCERTIWLESGVLKMDGPTKEVCDAYENQK; this comes from the coding sequence GTGGCTGAGCAGACCCTGCCGCTGAACGCCGGCCCGGTGACCGACTCGGGTCGCGTCCCCACCGTGGTGGTGGACGACGTGCACGTGATCTACCGGATCCACAAGGGCGCGACTGGCGGCACCAGCCCGGTCTCCGCGCTCAAGCGGATCGTCTCCCGCACCAAGGCGCCGAACATCCGCGAGGTGCACGCGGTCAAGGGCGTGAGCTTCACCGCGTACGAGGGTGAGGCGATCGGCCTGATCGGCAGCAACGGCTCCGGCAAGTCCACACTGCTGCGGGCCATCGCCGGGCTGCTCCCGCCGGCCCGCGGCGCCGTCTACACCCAGGGCCAGCCGTCGCTGCTCGGCGTGAACGCCGCGCTGCTCAACGACCTGTCCGGCGAGCGCAACGTGGTGCTCGGCTGCCTCGCCATGGGCATGCACCCGGACGAGGTCAAGAAGATCGCCCCGGAGATCATCGAGTTCTCCGGGATCAACGAGCGCGGCGACTTCGCCTCGCTGCCGATGCGCACCTACTCCTCCGGCATGGGCGCGCGGCTGCGCTTCGCGATCTCCTCGGCGAAGAAGCACGACGTGCTGCTCATCGACGAGGCGCTGGCCACCGGCGACCGCAAGTTCCGGGTCCGCAGCGAGCAGCGGGTCCGCGAACTGCGCGACAGCGCCGGCACCGTCTTCCTGGTCAGCCACTCGATCGGCTCGATCCGGGACACCTGTGAGCGGACCATCTGGCTGGAGAGCGGCGTCCTGAAGATGGACGGCCCCACCAAGGAGGTCTGCGACGCGTACGAGAACCAGAAGTAG